GAAAGAGAAGAGGGACAGTTCATAAGGCTTACACCGGATGTGGAAAGAGAGCTGAGCTCATACAGAACTTATGCCCTCGCAGCGGAAAACAGATATTTCAGGGGGGAAAGATACATTTCGGTCTTGAAAGAGAGGGTGCTCAGGCTCTACCTGCCAGTGGAGATGGTGGGCAGGCTAATAAGGGTTCTTGTGGGCAGTGTGGTAATCTACGAAGGAGAGCTTGAAAGCGTAAGGCTTGATATTGAAGGAGACTTTTCTGGCATAAACCTGCAGGAGGAGTTAAAGGTTGTGGAGCTTTAGCCTTTTTGAGGAGGAAGACCTCATAAACTTTCTGCAGAGAGGGCTTTTAGAGGATGAGCTGGGAGAGCTTCTCAGGCAGTGGGACTATCTGAGCCCTGCGGTTCAGCTGGAGTTGATAAAACATCTTCGCTCCACAGTCTGTGAAGAAGAGATGCTTGCAAGAGCCCTTGGTATAAAGAAAGCAACTGCAAAGGCACTTCTGGAAAACCCTGCGGTGGAATTTGAGTTTCCTGCGGTTTCAGATGGTGGTGGAAGAATCGTAAAGGCTCTTGCAGTGCCCAACACCTCTGAAAACTACTCAAACATAAGGGAGCAAAAAAGACACATAAAGCCAGTGACGGACTATTTGCGCTCAAGAGGAGTTTTATCTGAAGGGCTGAGTGTGTTCTTTGACAGTGGCTTTGTGGGAAACAGCTTTCAGCTGGCTATGGTTCTGTCTTTTCTGGTGAAGAAACTGCCCTCTGACCTTTGCTGGACTGGAGGGGTCAGAAAGGACGGCAGGCTTGCAAAGGTGGACTCTCTGGAAAAGAAGGCACAGCTCTGTCAGATGGAGGGCAAAAGGCTTGCCATGCCCTTTCATCTCAGGAGCGTGGATGAGCTTACAGACTGGCTTAATGCAGAGCTCGTGGACATCCCCCTTGCAGTCTCAAAAGACCCCATAAAACTTGAGGAGTTTTTTGAAAAGAGGGAAAACCTGCTCAACCTCTGGCACATACACCGCATAGACCCCTCGGAGCTTATCCTGCATACTGGAAGGCTTGAGGGTGAGCTCTGGAAGGAAACAGCCCGAAGGTTTTCACAGCTGGTCAAAAGGCTGGACTACACACTTGAGAGAAGGCTTAGGGCACATCTTGTGATTAACGGACCGGTAAGCCTTGCCTTTGCCCTTGGTGTGCTGTATGGACACACAAGACCCTCAGCCGTATACCACTACCTGCGTGGCGACAAAAGATACTATGCGGTTGAGCTATTCAACACAAGGGAGGTCAAGGAAGCGGTCGGAGAATACAGACACATCAGACAGGACCTTGAAGGCGATGGCGAAGAGCTGGCGGTTGTCCTCTACTTTGGACATCACAACCCAGTCGCTGACATAAAGGCTTTTCTGGCTGACAGAGGCATAGGGGCAGAAGTTCTTCTCCTGTGGATGGAAGAGGGAAGAGGCAACATTGACCCGGCTGACTTCAAGCCCATTGCAAAGGAATGTGCCTCTGCAGTGCAGGAAGTAAAAGGAAAAAAACACCACAGAAGACTTCACTTTTTCTTTTCCTGCCCAGTGGTGATTGCATACCTCTTTGGCGTAGCCTTTGGACACTTTGGAAGTGGTGTCATATACAACTTTGAAGGAAACACATATGAGCCTGTGTTGGAGCTGGAGTTTCTCAGAGGGCTTATAGAAGACTGACATCCGGCGAAACATCACTTAAACCTGCAGAGTTTGAAAGTGGTCTGGAGGAGTTGCTGGCTTTAGAGAAAAACTGAAGGAATAGGCTCTCTTATCTTCTTTTCGGCGAACTCAAAAAAGAAATCCACATAGGAAAACTGCACCTCCGCCTTTTCCCACATGGCAAAGGATAGAAAGCTCATAGCAATGTCTCTGGGCGAGCGAAGGGAATAACCCGTTATTTCATCCAGTCTATATTCGTGAAAGGCAAAGGCAAAAGCGACGGGGGATAGTATCCACTTGTAGAGGCTCAGGGGGAAAGCACTTTCCAGACCTTTGAAGGCAACAGGCACAAAGCCACTTGTGAGTGGCACGCCTTCCCTAAGAAAGAAAAAGGGGATAGAAAGAGCCAGAGCAGTGTTGAAATAGCTCTTTCTGCGTTTAATTACATCAAACATGGCAGAAAGGGGCTCAAGCCCCAGGTCCATAAAGTTGCCAGACTGCAGGTAGGTATAGGTATAGGGTCTTTTGTAAAGCTCGTCCAGCCAGACCTCAGCCACATCTCTCAGATGCTTTGTTTGAGCTGGCTTTGCCGTGGGAAAGTTCCTGAAGTGTATT
The Aquificaceae bacterium genome window above contains:
- a CDS encoding SAVED domain-containing protein is translated as MWSFSLFEEEDLINFLQRGLLEDELGELLRQWDYLSPAVQLELIKHLRSTVCEEEMLARALGIKKATAKALLENPAVEFEFPAVSDGGGRIVKALAVPNTSENYSNIREQKRHIKPVTDYLRSRGVLSEGLSVFFDSGFVGNSFQLAMVLSFLVKKLPSDLCWTGGVRKDGRLAKVDSLEKKAQLCQMEGKRLAMPFHLRSVDELTDWLNAELVDIPLAVSKDPIKLEEFFEKRENLLNLWHIHRIDPSELILHTGRLEGELWKETARRFSQLVKRLDYTLERRLRAHLVINGPVSLAFALGVLYGHTRPSAVYHYLRGDKRYYAVELFNTREVKEAVGEYRHIRQDLEGDGEELAVVLYFGHHNPVADIKAFLADRGIGAEVLLLWMEEGRGNIDPADFKPIAKECASAVQEVKGKKHHRRLHFFFSCPVVIAYLFGVAFGHFGSGVIYNFEGNTYEPVLELEFLRGLIED